Proteins from one Amycolatopsis benzoatilytica AK 16/65 genomic window:
- a CDS encoding cytochrome P450 produces MDELTRAALRFLGDPKSQPVGDNELFARLAGEKPVIRAGRVWIVSRHDLVSRIARHPAGALRMPDEWSATRHLDEATSRVLNGLLPIQPPADHQRLRRLVAGQFSAKSVAGMRDAVQSIVAELLAEPLRGGECEFVGDVCGPLPVYTTAALLGLPRADRPQVLGWASAINSAVVNEVTGRLGGRYGASGSAAATGVAEVVAYINDLAAHADGTGLISRLARASSEQDGRLSRDELVSMVLMLFMTGIDTVGSALANVVLALRKHPDAWQRVVADPTLAAAAYVEGIRLYPPLPLMSRIAEEDIDLDGVTIPQGSTVLLMYGAANLDPAVFTRPLEFDLDRTESRHLSFGHGPHYCLGASLAVLQGEAVLAALAAHSPDFQLADPEIRRRDEMAFHSPAALRLRLPAPAQRAEPLVSAATAGSCPFAAGVRP; encoded by the coding sequence ATGGACGAGCTGACCAGGGCGGCGCTTCGGTTCCTCGGCGATCCGAAGTCGCAGCCGGTGGGGGACAACGAGCTGTTCGCGCGGCTGGCCGGAGAAAAGCCGGTGATCCGCGCGGGTCGCGTGTGGATCGTTTCGCGGCACGACCTGGTGAGCCGGATCGCCCGGCATCCCGCGGGCGCACTGCGGATGCCCGACGAATGGTCCGCGACGCGGCATCTGGACGAGGCGACCAGCCGGGTCCTCAACGGACTGCTGCCGATCCAGCCGCCCGCCGATCACCAGCGGCTGCGGCGGCTGGTGGCCGGGCAGTTCAGCGCCAAATCGGTGGCCGGGATGCGGGACGCGGTCCAGTCGATCGTCGCCGAGCTGCTGGCGGAACCGTTGCGCGGCGGCGAATGCGAGTTCGTCGGCGACGTGTGCGGGCCGCTGCCGGTGTACACCACGGCCGCGTTGCTGGGCTTGCCGCGGGCCGACCGGCCCCAGGTGCTCGGCTGGGCGAGCGCGATCAACAGCGCGGTGGTGAACGAGGTGACCGGCCGGCTGGGCGGCCGCTACGGCGCGTCGGGCTCGGCGGCCGCGACCGGCGTCGCCGAGGTGGTGGCCTACATCAACGACCTCGCGGCGCACGCAGACGGCACCGGGTTGATCTCCCGGCTCGCGCGCGCCTCGTCCGAACAGGACGGACGGCTCTCGCGCGACGAGCTGGTCTCGATGGTCCTCATGCTTTTCATGACCGGCATCGACACCGTCGGCAGCGCGCTCGCGAACGTCGTGCTGGCGCTGCGGAAGCACCCGGACGCCTGGCAGCGTGTCGTCGCCGATCCCACCCTGGCCGCGGCCGCGTACGTGGAGGGCATCCGCCTGTACCCGCCGTTGCCGCTGATGAGCCGGATCGCGGAGGAAGACATCGACCTCGACGGCGTGACCATTCCGCAGGGCAGCACGGTGCTGCTGATGTACGGTGCCGCCAATCTCGACCCGGCCGTTTTCACCCGCCCGCTGGAGTTCGACCTGGACCGGACCGAGTCCCGGCACCTGTCCTTCGGCCACGGCCCGCATTACTGCCTGGGCGCCAGCCTCGCTGTGCTGCAGGGCGAAGCGGTGCTGGCCGCCCTCGCCGCTCACTCGCCGGACTTCCAGCTGGCCGATCCCGAAATCCGCCGTCGCGACGAGATGGCCTTCCACAGTCCGGCGGCGCTGCGGCTCCGGTTGCCCGCGCCCGCTCAGCGCGCCGAGCCGCTGGTCAGCGCGGCTACGGCTGGCTCGTGTCCGTTCGCGGCCGGGGTTCGGCCGTGA
- a CDS encoding ATP-binding cassette domain-containing protein: MKSATPVIGQVEEADCGPACLGILLAHRGTPVPAAQLRAECGVSRDGTTAADLLRVGAAHGLAGRGLRIRAEDPLPALRELALPAVVLLRGNHFAVLEAVEAEAAVVNDPARGRDRRTSVQFRAEFSGIVLTFSPAPTVSTRRPRRSTVRTCARWLVEVRGHVVAAAAAGLGLGAVTAAAALFVASQLNRGVTVAALLAAALAAAALAYALRWLAGEVHAVVAGRRKRVVLDKLLTVPASFLDRRSNAALGAQVRFAETSAILLAHRVVPLLASAGFLVPVSAVLGWLSWPALLVGLGAAALAAALRTTGRRRSAVARRLFVGELTRRSSLARAAFERLDAVHAEQSDPDVFSEFAEIQGEELVARRRAADRARFWTAAALGVELSAVAAAAWQAAALVALVPFLLHARSVLEHLGELPELVGRTNVLDDLAEAVPHPRFVRDAEPVTSTLDGRIELAGVSFAYSPRRPVLSGVTACVPAGGRLVVTGSGKSTLLRLLAGALEPTEGEIRLGGRTHREIPRAVLRDGVGYLPQTPWLFPGTVHENLTLADADVSDDQVARALEDAGLADLIAGRGGARSAWIDPGGRNFSGGERRRLALARALVRDPAILLLDEPDFLGDSHLERALVRRGVTAVRTTGSPAGQCLVLEPGPVA; this comes from the coding sequence GTGAAGTCGGCCACGCCGGTCATCGGACAGGTGGAGGAAGCCGACTGCGGCCCCGCCTGTCTGGGCATCCTGCTCGCGCACCGGGGCACGCCGGTCCCGGCCGCGCAGTTGCGCGCGGAGTGCGGCGTCTCGCGCGACGGCACCACGGCGGCTGACTTGCTTCGCGTCGGTGCCGCTCACGGACTCGCTGGACGCGGGCTGCGCATCCGGGCGGAAGACCCGTTGCCCGCACTGCGGGAGCTTGCGTTGCCCGCCGTTGTTCTGTTGCGGGGCAACCACTTCGCTGTTCTCGAAGCGGTGGAGGCCGAGGCGGCGGTGGTCAACGATCCTGCCCGCGGCCGGGATCGCCGCACCAGTGTCCAATTTCGCGCCGAGTTCAGCGGGATCGTCCTGACCTTCTCTCCCGCGCCTACAGTGTCGACACGTCGACCGCGGCGATCGACCGTGCGGACGTGTGCGCGCTGGCTCGTCGAGGTCCGGGGCCACGTCGTCGCGGCCGCCGCGGCCGGGCTCGGCCTTGGCGCGGTGACCGCAGCCGCGGCATTGTTCGTTGCGAGCCAACTGAATCGCGGCGTCACGGTGGCCGCGCTGCTAGCCGCGGCACTTGCGGCCGCCGCGTTGGCCTATGCCCTGCGGTGGCTGGCCGGCGAAGTGCACGCCGTGGTCGCCGGACGGCGGAAGCGGGTGGTGCTGGACAAGCTGCTGACGGTGCCCGCATCGTTTCTCGACCGCCGCTCGAACGCGGCACTCGGCGCACAGGTGCGATTCGCCGAGACGTCGGCGATCCTGCTCGCGCACCGAGTGGTGCCGCTGCTGGCGAGCGCCGGGTTCCTGGTGCCGGTGTCGGCGGTGCTCGGCTGGCTTTCCTGGCCCGCGCTGCTGGTCGGACTCGGCGCGGCGGCACTGGCTGCGGCTCTGCGGACGACCGGACGGCGCCGTTCGGCGGTGGCGCGGCGGTTGTTCGTCGGAGAGCTGACCCGGCGCAGTAGCCTCGCGCGCGCCGCCTTCGAGCGGCTCGACGCGGTTCATGCCGAGCAGTCGGACCCGGATGTGTTCTCGGAATTCGCCGAGATCCAGGGCGAAGAACTGGTCGCCCGCCGTCGTGCCGCGGACCGCGCCCGGTTCTGGACCGCGGCAGCGCTGGGCGTGGAGCTGTCCGCGGTCGCCGCCGCGGCCTGGCAGGCGGCGGCGCTGGTCGCGCTCGTGCCCTTCCTCCTGCACGCCCGTTCGGTGCTGGAGCACCTCGGCGAACTGCCCGAGCTGGTCGGCCGGACGAACGTGCTGGACGACCTTGCCGAAGCTGTCCCGCATCCGCGCTTCGTCCGCGACGCCGAGCCCGTGACGTCCACATTGGACGGGCGGATCGAGTTGGCCGGGGTCAGCTTCGCCTACTCTCCTCGGCGGCCAGTGCTGTCCGGGGTGACCGCGTGCGTTCCGGCAGGCGGACGCCTGGTGGTGACCGGCAGCGGAAAGTCGACGCTGCTGCGGCTGCTGGCGGGCGCGTTGGAACCCACGGAGGGGGAGATCCGCCTCGGCGGCCGCACTCACCGCGAGATCCCGCGAGCCGTGCTGCGCGACGGGGTCGGTTACCTGCCGCAGACCCCGTGGCTGTTTCCCGGCACCGTGCACGAAAACCTCACGCTCGCCGACGCCGACGTCTCCGACGACCAGGTTGCCCGCGCCCTCGAAGACGCCGGCCTCGCTGACCTGATCGCGGGCCGGGGTGGCGCCCGCAGCGCGTGGATCGATCCTGGCGGCCGGAACTTCAGCGGCGGTGAGCGTCGCCGGCTCGCGCTGGCCCGGGCGCTGGTCCGCGACCCGGCGATCCTGCTGCTCGACGAGCCGGATTTCCTCGGCGACTCGCACCTTGAGCGCGCACTGGTTCGCCGTGGCGTCACCGCGGTGCGCACGACCGGGTCCCCGGCTGGGCAGTGCCTCGTCCTCGAACCTGGGCCGGTGGCGTGA
- a CDS encoding ATP-binding cassette domain-containing protein has translation MTSVEDFWPACRAALQPLLGDLPEAAAGTDPVAAAAEAHGWRAVRVSPGTAITGTSLVLDAAGRAAVLRNGAEPADARAIWHLYTTSVARPRVPVGVVVTGLLAAATACASSLLTVRYGWLVAVVAALPLILLLSLRDRLATDAEHQLQATLEPALWDRLLDPGQAELCTTEPELRAAATTVVSRLRTLAATAALDALLALAMVLAAFFALLTIGTGLACAVLAVSAVGLVLLARSAHGRSESPSGGGLDQLLTGVDEIHLYAAERRMLARLLPDRTRARTEPRSAALAAALPLLLFATVLGTAHADDLLPACAVLAQLGLVLGRPDDTARSVFAVGAEAVRSVRTLLTTAKTTVPAPGLDLLPGEFVVVTGPSGSGKSRLLDRLSTSDRARTGYVRQDADLPRGTVRTVVLGRSPASDDEAWSALGSAGLADEIRALPMGLSTVVSGGAGGFSASQLKLLQLARAFARRPSLLLLDEPPESAAGAVRGREGTTRVVVSESPRYHAVADRVVVLGPHVPTNTETRWGKP, from the coding sequence ATGACCTCCGTCGAAGACTTCTGGCCCGCCTGCCGCGCGGCACTGCAGCCGCTGCTCGGCGACCTGCCCGAAGCGGCGGCCGGCACCGATCCGGTAGCAGCGGCGGCCGAAGCACACGGCTGGCGGGCCGTACGGGTGTCTCCTGGCACCGCGATCACCGGCACCTCGCTGGTCCTCGACGCCGCCGGCCGGGCCGCTGTCCTGCGAAACGGCGCGGAGCCGGCGGACGCCCGCGCGATCTGGCACCTGTACACAACGAGCGTCGCCCGCCCCCGGGTCCCGGTCGGAGTGGTGGTCACCGGGCTGCTGGCCGCCGCTACCGCCTGCGCTTCGTCGTTGCTGACAGTCCGGTACGGCTGGCTGGTAGCCGTCGTGGCCGCGTTGCCGCTCATCCTGCTGCTGAGCCTGCGCGACCGGCTCGCCACCGACGCCGAGCACCAGCTGCAAGCCACGCTGGAACCCGCGCTCTGGGACCGGCTGCTCGACCCGGGCCAGGCCGAATTGTGTACCACCGAGCCAGAATTGCGCGCGGCCGCGACGACCGTGGTGTCCAGGCTGCGCACCTTGGCGGCCACTGCGGCACTCGACGCACTGCTGGCATTGGCCATGGTGCTCGCGGCCTTCTTCGCATTGCTGACCATCGGCACCGGACTGGCTTGCGCGGTGCTCGCGGTCTCTGCGGTCGGGCTCGTGCTGCTGGCCCGCTCCGCGCACGGCCGGTCCGAAAGCCCCTCGGGCGGCGGGCTCGACCAGTTGCTGACCGGGGTCGACGAGATCCACCTCTACGCCGCCGAACGCCGGATGCTCGCCCGGCTCCTGCCGGACCGCACCCGGGCGCGGACCGAACCGCGGTCAGCCGCGCTGGCCGCCGCGCTCCCGCTGCTGCTGTTCGCCACCGTTCTCGGGACCGCGCACGCGGATGACCTGCTTCCCGCGTGCGCGGTCCTGGCCCAGCTCGGGCTGGTGCTGGGCCGCCCGGACGACACGGCTCGTTCGGTGTTCGCCGTCGGCGCCGAAGCCGTCCGCAGCGTCCGGACGTTGCTGACCACCGCGAAGACGACCGTCCCGGCGCCCGGGCTGGACCTGCTGCCGGGCGAATTCGTAGTCGTCACCGGCCCGTCCGGGTCCGGCAAAAGCAGGCTGCTCGACCGGCTCAGCACCTCGGACCGCGCGCGGACCGGTTACGTCCGGCAGGACGCCGACCTTCCGCGCGGCACCGTCCGCACGGTTGTCCTGGGCCGTTCCCCAGCCTCGGATGACGAAGCCTGGTCCGCCCTCGGCTCCGCAGGTCTGGCCGACGAGATCCGCGCCCTGCCGATGGGACTGTCCACTGTGGTCAGCGGCGGTGCCGGCGGGTTCTCCGCGAGCCAGCTCAAACTCCTTCAGCTCGCCCGGGCCTTCGCGCGCCGGCCGAGCCTGCTCCTGCTGGACGAGCCGCCGGAATCGGCCGCCGGGGCCGTGCGCGGCCGCGAAGGCACGACCCGGGTCGTCGTCAGCGAATCGCCGCGTTATCACGCGGTCGCCGACCGGGTCGTCGTGCTCGGTCCCCACGTCCCGACGAACACCGAAACCCGCTGGGGGAAGCCATGA
- a CDS encoding TOMM precursor leader peptide-binding protein, with amino-acid sequence MRKVIRFKRYLRAEIVEGDGVYLVAERFGHVRLAGGLIERATPLLAGKHTRAEVVDALSAEFPPARIEAVLDKLIAAGHVAETDADADQRAGGFWEMHSLDGDAALNRVAATPIDVVRFGDVSDEGFAEAAEQAGLSLGTGPSALTVVLVDDYLNPGVADFNLDRLADGRPWLLAKPTGGLLWTGPVFEPDVTACWWCLAARLSSNQMVMNYLKQRNGLIAPPVTSLADLAATRQLGLRLTALQAATWIATRPEETEVVTFDTVTLESRHHRLTRRPQCAACGDRDLQSRRHQLPVELTSRPKAKVTDGGHRAKSPEKLLAEFEPLVSPITGPVKQLVKLPTTVDGLHTYQAGQNFAVPMGHVSDLRAGLRSAASGKGMTDVQARASAIGEAVERYSGLYRGDEGRISATYQELGPERAFQPNELHLFSEAQFRDRAEWNARGSHFQRVCDPFDPTEKIDWTPVWSLTHQRTKYFPTASLFFGYPLLPGNRYSGADSNGNAAGTCLEDAIVQGFMELVERDSVALWWYNMLRRPAIDLASFGDPYFDTWQRSYRAANREAWALDLTSDLGIPTVVTVSRRIDKPVEDLLIAFGAHFDVKIAISRAMTEMNQFLPAVIDAREGAEEYAFPDPEQHRWWRTATVANQPYLRPLDGPARTAADYTDQSTDDLAEDVRLAQRIVERAGLEMLVLDQTRPDIGLPVAKVLVPGLRHFWTRYAPGRLYDVPVRMGWLAEPTAESALNPTAMFL; translated from the coding sequence ATGAGGAAAGTCATCCGGTTCAAGCGGTACCTGCGCGCCGAGATCGTCGAGGGCGACGGGGTGTACCTGGTCGCGGAGCGGTTCGGGCACGTGCGGCTGGCGGGCGGGCTGATCGAGCGGGCGACTCCGTTGCTCGCCGGCAAGCACACCCGGGCCGAGGTGGTCGACGCGCTGTCCGCCGAGTTCCCGCCCGCCCGGATCGAAGCGGTGCTGGACAAGCTCATCGCCGCCGGGCACGTCGCCGAGACGGACGCGGACGCCGACCAGCGTGCGGGCGGGTTCTGGGAGATGCACTCGCTCGACGGCGACGCCGCGCTGAACCGGGTCGCCGCGACGCCGATCGACGTCGTGCGGTTCGGCGACGTCTCCGACGAGGGCTTCGCCGAAGCCGCCGAGCAGGCCGGGCTCTCCCTCGGCACCGGTCCGTCCGCGCTCACCGTCGTGCTCGTCGACGACTACCTCAACCCCGGCGTCGCGGACTTCAACCTCGACCGGCTCGCCGACGGCCGTCCGTGGCTGCTCGCCAAGCCCACCGGCGGCCTGCTGTGGACCGGCCCGGTGTTCGAACCGGACGTCACGGCCTGCTGGTGGTGCCTGGCCGCGCGGCTGTCCTCGAACCAGATGGTGATGAACTACCTGAAGCAGCGCAACGGACTCATCGCTCCGCCGGTGACTTCGCTCGCCGATCTCGCCGCGACGCGTCAGCTCGGCCTGCGGCTCACCGCGCTGCAGGCGGCGACCTGGATCGCCACCCGGCCGGAGGAGACCGAGGTGGTCACCTTCGACACGGTGACCCTGGAGAGCCGGCACCATCGGCTCACCCGCCGTCCGCAGTGCGCCGCCTGCGGCGATCGCGACCTGCAGAGCCGGCGGCACCAGCTGCCGGTCGAGCTGACCAGCCGGCCCAAGGCGAAAGTCACCGACGGCGGGCACCGCGCGAAGTCGCCGGAGAAGCTGCTCGCCGAGTTCGAGCCGCTGGTCAGCCCGATTACCGGCCCGGTGAAGCAGCTCGTGAAGCTGCCGACCACGGTGGACGGCCTGCACACCTACCAGGCCGGCCAGAACTTCGCGGTGCCGATGGGGCACGTGTCGGACCTGCGGGCCGGCCTGCGCAGCGCCGCGTCCGGCAAGGGCATGACCGACGTGCAGGCCCGCGCCTCGGCGATCGGCGAGGCGGTCGAGCGCTACAGCGGCCTCTACCGCGGCGACGAGGGCCGGATTTCCGCCACGTACCAGGAGCTCGGGCCGGAGCGGGCGTTCCAGCCGAACGAGCTGCACCTGTTCAGCGAGGCGCAGTTCCGCGACCGGGCCGAGTGGAACGCGCGCGGCTCGCACTTCCAGCGGGTGTGCGATCCGTTCGACCCGACGGAGAAGATCGACTGGACGCCGGTGTGGTCGCTGACCCACCAGCGCACCAAGTACTTCCCGACCGCCAGCCTGTTCTTCGGCTACCCGCTGCTGCCGGGCAACCGCTACAGCGGCGCGGACTCCAACGGCAACGCCGCCGGGACCTGCCTCGAAGACGCGATCGTGCAGGGCTTCATGGAACTGGTGGAACGCGACAGCGTCGCGCTCTGGTGGTACAACATGCTCCGCCGCCCGGCGATCGACCTGGCCAGCTTCGGCGACCCGTACTTCGACACCTGGCAGCGCAGCTACCGCGCGGCGAACCGCGAGGCGTGGGCGCTGGACCTCACCAGCGATCTCGGCATTCCCACCGTGGTCACGGTTTCCCGCCGGATCGACAAGCCGGTGGAGGACCTGCTCATCGCCTTCGGCGCGCACTTCGACGTCAAGATCGCCATTTCCCGGGCGATGACCGAGATGAACCAGTTCCTGCCCGCGGTGATCGACGCGCGGGAAGGGGCCGAGGAGTACGCCTTCCCGGACCCGGAGCAGCACCGCTGGTGGCGCACCGCGACGGTGGCGAACCAGCCGTACCTGCGTCCGCTCGACGGGCCGGCGCGCACCGCCGCCGACTACACCGACCAGAGCACCGACGACCTGGCCGAGGACGTCCGCCTCGCGCAGCGGATCGTCGAGCGGGCCGGGCTGGAGATGCTGGTGCTCGACCAGACCCGGCCGGACATCGGGCTGCCGGTGGCGAAGGTGCTGGTGCCCGGGCTGCGGCACTTCTGGACCCGGTACGCGCCCGGGCGGCTTTACGACGTGCCGGTGCGGATGGGCTGGCTGGCCGAGCCCACCGCCGAATCCGCTCTGAACCCGACCGCGATGTTCCTGTGA
- a CDS encoding SagB/ThcOx family dehydrogenase: MTTIDHPRPATRLGLRSDVRIDERDGVLRLLSRVGSFALRGAAPELTQALRELTVTPRADLEPRQLRQIVERANQLFVRFLESDGRVLARIEATSRTGGYEPVPVPADARLRLSKFALLRTLDNELVLESPLVKHRVTLVDPAVTAVVARLGGEGTVADLAGLLPADAMTELLGHLVGAGFVEQGTPEGFPSDTEEVLRQWDFHDLLSHSRARSGRFDQPFGGIFPYLGEIEPRPAIKPVPDGPAIELCRPELDDVLATDPSLTAVLEARTSVRQYGEKPLTARQIGEWLYRTARVRAVYGPTPNAPYEASTRPYPCGGAAYELELYLTVQRCDGIEPGIYYYDPVGHRLVLVNDGAEDRQALLQTASIATALQANPDVLVTMTSRFQRLSWKYRAIAYSVSLKHAGVLYQTMYLVATAMGLAPCGLGSGDSDLAARAFGLDYLTESSVGDFILGSRPVPAPDAPPRPLPDSWQAVNDPEWAASAYSLLRERHWTSS, from the coding sequence ATGACCACCATCGACCACCCTCGCCCGGCCACCCGGCTCGGCCTGCGCTCGGACGTCCGGATCGACGAGCGCGACGGTGTCCTGCGGCTGCTCAGCCGGGTCGGCTCGTTCGCGCTGCGCGGGGCCGCTCCCGAGCTGACCCAGGCGCTGCGCGAGCTGACCGTCACTCCGCGCGCCGACCTGGAACCCCGCCAGCTGCGGCAGATCGTGGAGCGCGCGAACCAGCTCTTCGTCCGCTTCCTCGAATCCGACGGCCGGGTCCTCGCCCGGATCGAGGCGACCAGCCGCACCGGCGGCTACGAGCCTGTCCCGGTCCCGGCGGACGCCCGGCTCCGGCTGTCGAAGTTCGCCCTGCTGCGCACTCTCGACAACGAGCTGGTGCTGGAGTCGCCGCTGGTCAAGCACCGGGTGACGCTGGTGGACCCGGCGGTGACCGCGGTCGTCGCGCGGCTCGGCGGCGAGGGCACGGTCGCGGACCTCGCCGGCTTGCTTCCGGCGGACGCGATGACCGAGCTGCTCGGCCACCTGGTCGGCGCGGGTTTCGTCGAGCAGGGCACGCCGGAGGGATTCCCGTCCGACACCGAGGAAGTGCTGCGCCAGTGGGACTTCCACGATCTGCTCAGCCATTCCCGGGCCCGCAGCGGCCGGTTCGATCAGCCGTTCGGCGGGATTTTCCCGTACCTGGGCGAGATCGAGCCGCGTCCGGCGATCAAGCCGGTGCCGGACGGGCCGGCGATCGAGCTCTGCCGGCCGGAACTGGACGACGTGCTCGCCACCGACCCGTCGCTCACCGCCGTGCTGGAGGCCCGCACGTCAGTGCGCCAGTACGGCGAGAAACCGTTGACCGCGCGGCAGATCGGGGAGTGGCTCTACCGGACCGCGCGGGTCCGCGCCGTCTACGGGCCGACCCCGAACGCGCCGTACGAGGCCAGCACCCGGCCGTATCCCTGCGGCGGCGCGGCGTACGAACTGGAGCTGTACCTGACCGTGCAGCGCTGCGACGGCATTGAGCCCGGCATCTACTACTACGACCCGGTGGGCCACCGGCTGGTGCTGGTCAACGACGGTGCCGAAGACCGGCAGGCGCTGCTGCAGACCGCTTCGATCGCGACCGCGCTGCAGGCGAATCCGGACGTGCTGGTGACGATGACGTCGCGGTTTCAGCGGCTGTCGTGGAAGTACCGCGCGATCGCGTATTCGGTGAGTCTGAAGCACGCGGGTGTGCTGTACCAGACGATGTACCTGGTCGCGACCGCGATGGGGCTGGCTCCGTGCGGGCTGGGCAGCGGCGACTCCGACCTCGCCGCCCGGGCGTTCGGCCTCGACTACCTCACCGAGTCCAGTGTCGGCGACTTCATCCTCGGCAGTCGTCCGGTGCCGGCCCCGGACGCGCCGCCGCGGCCGTTGCCGGACAGCTGGCAGGCGGTGAACGATCCGGAGTGGGCGGCGAGCGCGTACTCGCTGCTGCGGGAACGGCACTGGACCTCGTCGTGA
- a CDS encoding lantibiotic dehydratase, which produces MGGERVLAAAGTALDLVVIPDVGTLAPAAARTTVAPVTVVRTAGLPVSAVDDLAAPGTVAALREAREHERAAAALAGPLGDRLYELVPTLEKRVRRAVVKLRRDVHNGRPVPVPAGLPAEVAADVARWAELLRQASACRAAAGAEFAAETARAAKAMRGSLSEPEIASGLALASPEFTERLLAAPLADAPSARSVRSATAYLTRIALKTSPFSSLTTVGVPGGERRRAINSSRPHSVALLLACLTNRRLAGRLTVTAGSGIRRVDDRWLATLPSRVVVHRTPARVDELVGCEAYAGLLDDLPTGPVRLAECFPDDPARARRLAEIGLLQPVLPWPSRARLDFAELAAWAEIQIGGPFAAAARELADQERIVATEPDAARRVTAIGSARQAVTDAFAALDQPAPSWVSELPLFHEAVSAPQCPPAAVTEDLEEIGRTLVPHIWRDARYAELVRCFVARHGRGAANVPALDFLYAFLSRSDPTRLAMLRPNIDLAIARDATRLHGTGTLATASNAVFFQLGTDLTVVNAVHSGGLGLLGRWAPVAGGLDEPLADWARQLHPGCRVYQVAPHADWASLQRPALSLPVLSAPGDLRHPESGTGLDEMTLAHDPATDTLQVSDAAGPAAFAYTGAVPQHLLSGLAALVCLLSNPWLTLGRVGRDRRVTDDQGPGFQPRLQHGRVVWARARWSFPADAVPRPDRGEAPVEFFARLRAWREEHGLPDEVFTTEVIRSGGRVRTRKPQWLGFDHPFPVWAALGAIGPEVSTIDFTEALPGRHGHRAEGSRGEPVATEFQGLVRHG; this is translated from the coding sequence GTGGGCGGCGAGCGCGTACTCGCTGCTGCGGGAACGGCACTGGACCTCGTCGTGATTCCCGACGTCGGAACGCTCGCGCCGGCCGCCGCGCGGACGACGGTCGCTCCGGTGACCGTCGTCCGGACGGCCGGGCTGCCGGTCTCGGCGGTCGACGATCTCGCCGCTCCGGGCACCGTCGCCGCCCTGCGCGAGGCGCGTGAGCACGAACGCGCGGCCGCCGCGCTGGCCGGCCCGCTCGGCGACCGGCTCTACGAGCTGGTTCCCACGCTCGAAAAACGGGTGCGGCGGGCGGTCGTCAAGCTGCGCCGGGATGTCCACAACGGACGTCCGGTGCCGGTGCCCGCCGGGCTGCCGGCCGAGGTAGCGGCGGACGTCGCCCGGTGGGCGGAGCTGCTCCGGCAGGCATCGGCTTGCCGAGCCGCGGCCGGTGCGGAGTTCGCCGCGGAAACCGCGCGGGCGGCCAAGGCGATGCGCGGCAGCCTCAGCGAGCCGGAGATCGCCAGCGGGCTCGCGCTGGCGAGCCCGGAATTCACCGAACGGCTGCTGGCCGCGCCGCTCGCCGACGCTCCGTCCGCCCGCTCGGTCCGCAGCGCGACCGCCTACCTGACCCGGATCGCCCTGAAGACCAGCCCGTTCAGCTCGCTGACCACGGTCGGCGTTCCGGGCGGGGAGCGCAGGCGTGCCATCAACTCGTCTCGGCCGCACTCCGTCGCGTTGCTGTTGGCCTGCTTGACGAATCGCCGCCTGGCGGGTCGCCTGACGGTCACCGCCGGGTCGGGCATCCGGCGGGTGGACGACCGATGGCTCGCCACCCTGCCCAGCCGGGTCGTCGTGCACCGAACCCCGGCCCGAGTGGATGAGCTGGTCGGCTGCGAGGCGTACGCCGGGCTGCTCGACGACCTGCCGACTGGCCCGGTGCGTCTCGCCGAATGCTTCCCCGACGATCCCGCCCGGGCGCGTCGTCTCGCGGAAATCGGCTTGCTGCAGCCAGTTCTGCCCTGGCCGAGCCGAGCGCGACTGGACTTCGCCGAGCTGGCGGCGTGGGCCGAAATCCAGATCGGCGGCCCGTTCGCGGCTGCCGCCCGGGAGTTGGCCGATCAGGAGCGAATCGTCGCCACGGAACCCGACGCCGCTCGCCGAGTGACAGCCATCGGATCCGCCCGCCAGGCCGTCACGGACGCCTTCGCCGCGCTCGACCAGCCCGCCCCGTCGTGGGTCAGCGAACTGCCGCTGTTCCACGAAGCGGTGTCCGCGCCGCAGTGCCCACCTGCCGCGGTCACCGAAGACCTGGAGGAGATCGGCCGGACCCTAGTGCCGCACATCTGGCGCGACGCGCGGTACGCAGAACTGGTGCGCTGCTTCGTGGCCCGGCACGGCCGAGGCGCGGCGAACGTGCCAGCGCTCGACTTCCTCTACGCGTTTCTCTCCCGATCCGATCCGACGCGGCTCGCCATGCTGCGCCCGAACATCGACCTCGCCATCGCTCGCGACGCCACCCGGCTGCACGGCACCGGCACCTTGGCGACGGCGAGCAACGCGGTGTTCTTTCAGCTCGGGACCGACCTGACCGTGGTCAACGCGGTGCACTCGGGCGGACTCGGCCTGCTCGGCCGCTGGGCCCCAGTGGCTGGGGGACTGGACGAGCCACTCGCCGACTGGGCGCGGCAGCTGCACCCGGGCTGTCGCGTCTACCAGGTCGCCCCGCACGCCGACTGGGCTTCGCTGCAACGGCCGGCGCTCAGCCTGCCGGTGCTGTCCGCTCCCGGCGATCTTCGCCACCCCGAGTCCGGCACGGGCTTGGACGAGATGACCCTGGCGCACGATCCGGCGACCGACACCCTCCAGGTATCCGACGCTGCCGGCCCGGCGGCCTTCGCCTACACCGGCGCGGTCCCGCAGCACCTGCTCAGCGGGCTCGCCGCCCTCGTCTGCCTGCTGTCCAACCCGTGGCTGACGCTGGGCCGCGTCGGCCGGGACCGGCGAGTGACCGACGACCAGGGCCCGGGATTCCAGCCGCGGCTGCAGCACGGCCGGGTGGTCTGGGCGCGAGCGCGCTGGAGCTTCCCGGCCGACGCAGTGCCGAGGCCGGATCGCGGCGAGGCCCCGGTGGAGTTTTTCGCCCGGCTGCGGGCGTGGCGCGAGGAGCACGGCTTGCCGGACGAGGTGTTCACGACCGAGGTGATCCGGTCCGGCGGCCGGGTCCGCACCCGCAAACCGCAGTGGCTCGGGTTCGACCACCCGTTCCCGGTGTGGGCCGCGCTCGGCGCGATCGGCCCGGAAGTGTCCACAATAGACTTTACGGAGGCGCTGCCGGGCCGGCACGGCCATCGGGCCGAAGGCTCTCGCGGCGAGCCGGTGGCGACCGAATTCCAGGGACTGGTACGGCATGGCTGA